CGTAGAGTCCGGCCAGCAGTTTCAACAGAGTGCTCTTGCCCGAACCTGACGCCCCCTTCACCTGATGGAAGGTGCCTGGTTGTACCAAAAGCCTGGCGCCCTGCAGCACCCAGGGGGCTTCGGGGGCATATCGGAACCAGACCTCATCCGCCTTGATGGGGCCGCTCAAATCCTTGGGGCCCCGACGGGGCAGCTTGGGCGACCGCGTCTCCGCAAAGGTTTCTTGCACGGCCTCAAGTTGCGGTCGCAGAGCCAGGAAGGTGACACCGGTTTGTGCCAGGGCCAGGAGGGCCGCGGTGAAGGCACCGCTGAGCTGCACAAATACCAGCAAACTTCCCAGGCTGAGTTCCCCGGCCAGCACCCTTTGGCCACCCCAGATCAGAACCCCTGCCAGAAGCCCCTCATTGAGCAGGATGTTGCCTCCCTCAGTCCAAAGGCCGTGACGTTCCCGCCTTAGGCCGTGGTGGAGCTGAAGGCGCAACCGCTTCGCCCAGCGTTTGAAGGCCCAGGATTGGCTGGCGGTGGCCTTGAGGGTGGTGGCGCCTGTCAGGAGTTCCAACAGGGCGCTGTTTTCGGCCTGGGCGGCTTTCACTTCCTGCTGTTGTTCTCGGGCCTGCAGGAAGCCCACGCCGAAGGCGAGAGCGCTGATCGCCATCGCTCCCGCCAGGACCACCGCAGCGGGACCAGGCATGACCAGGGCCATGTAGGCGAGGTAGAACACCGCTGCCACACCACTGAACAGGGCTCCGAGCCCCTGATCCAACAGCAGTGAACGCGCCCGGCGGAGGCCGCTGAAGGTCTGAAGCAACTGCCCCAGGGTTTTTGATTGAAGGTATTTGAATGGCAGTGCCAGCAGGTGTTCGCAGAGCCCTTTTTCGAGAGTGGCTTCAAACGGCGTGGTGAAGGCCAGCAGGCTGACCTCTCGAAGCCAACCGACCCAGGCTTGGAAAAGCGATGCCAACAGCAGGCCCAGGCAAAGGATCGACAACAGGCTCGGCACTCCCCTTGAAAGGGATAGATCCACGAGTTTCCCCGTGAGCCAGGGCGGGAGCAGCGCCAACCCCTGGCCCACCAGCGTGATCATGGCCACTTGCCCGAGCACGCGGCGGTGCCGCGGCAGCAGGTTTCCCATGCGTGACCAAAGGCTGCCAGTGGGGGCCAAGGGCTCTGAGATGTCGATGGCGGGACCAGCCAAGTCCTGGCTCAGCCTCCCCAGCGGCGCGAGCTGCAGGCCTCCCATGCCCTGTTCCACAAGGTAGCCCCGGGCCACCCGCTTCCTGAGGAGAATCCAGCTGCCGTTGGTGAGCTGGGCGAGGGTGGGCAGCTCCAGGTGATGCAGGTCCTGCTCCTGGATGGTGATGCCCCGGGCCTCGAAGCCCCTGACCTGGAGCTCCTGGACCAGGTTTTCGAGGCTGAACTCCCAGAGCAGCGTTTCCTCGAGAGCCTGCAGCGATACCTCGATGCCCTTGAGCGAGAGCAGCCGCCAGAGGGCCAGGTTGCCGGGGATTCCCACCAGGGGCATCCGTTCAGACACGGTTTTCCTCCCGGGCCAGGACCACGTCCCGGAGCACCCCGGGCTGCGCGCACAGCGCCTCGAAGGTGCCTTGCTGGACGATGGCGCCATCCTGCATGGCCAGGATGCGGTCCGCATCCTTCAGGGTTTCCAGGCGGTGGGCGATGACGATGCGGGTGCAGCCCAGCTTGGCCAGGTTGGCATGCACCAGGGCTTCGGTCTCGAGGTCCAGGGAACTGGTGGCTTCATCCAGGAGCAGGATGGCCGGCTGGCTGGCGATGGCGCGGGCCAGGCAGAGGCGCTGGCGCTCTCCGCCGCTCAAGGTGCGGCCGTTCTCGCCAAGCCGGGTCTTGTACCCCGCAGGCAAGCGCTTGATGACCTCGTGAACCTGGGCCAGGCCCGCAGCCCAGCGGATGCGCTCCATGGGCATGTTGGGATCGCGGAGGCTCAGGTTCGCCCGGACCATATCGTCGAACAGAAAGGAATCCTGCAGTACCACCCCCAACTGGCTTCGCAGTTTCGAGAGGTCCAGCTGCCTGAGGTCCCATCCGTCGAAGGTGATGCGTCCTGCCGTGGGCAGCAGCATGCCCATGAGCAGCCGGGCCAGGGTGCTTTTCCCAGCCCCGCTGCGGCCCACCAGGGCGATCTTTTCTCCGGGGCGGATGGCGAGGTTGATGTCCTTGAGAATCCAGGGTGATCCCTCGGCATAACGGAAAGAAACACCCTCCAGGGTGATGGCGCCACAGAGTTGGCCTGGGTCCTGGGTTCCAGACGTTTCCTGGGCGTGCTCCAGCACATCGTCCAACCGTGCCAGATGGCTGCCGAGGAACTGGAGGTCGGTCAAAGCCCCCAGCAGGGATTCCAGGGGCCCCAGGAAGAGGGCCTGCAGGGAAAGGAAGGCCGTGAATACCCCTAGGGTCATGCGCTCGTCCAGAACCTCCCTGCCGCCCACCCAGAACACCGCCACGGTGGCCATTCCCTGGAGCAAGGTCATGAACTGGTGCGCCGCGATGCGGATCTTCTGGCGTTCCATGGCCACGTTCAGGCGGCGCACCATGCGCGGTGTCCACCGCGAGAGGACCTGCTCCTGGGAGGATGTGGCCTTCATCGTCTCGATGCCGACCAGGGCCTCCACCAGGATGGATTGCTCCTGACCGATGACGGTCAGTTCGTTGGCCATCAGCTGCTCATTCTGCCGGCGCAGGAGAACAAGCAGGGCGACCCGGAGGCTCGCCAGCAGAAGCACGATGGCCCCCAGGCGCCAGTGGTAGGCGAGCATCAGGGCGGCGTACCCCAGCAGCAGGAAGGCGTCCAGGAGGGAGGACACGGTCCGCGACGACAGCAGGTCGCGGATCTGGGTGTTGCTTTCGACCCGGTTCACCAGATCGCCTGGCCGGCGCTGAAGGAAGAAGCCCAGGGGGAGCCGCACCAGATGCTCCACGAAGCCTTCCATGAGGCGGGCATCCATGGCGTTCTGCACGCCCTGCAGCACAAAGCTGCGCAGCACCGAGATCAGGGCCTTGGCCACCACCGCGCCCCCCAACCCCAGGGCCAGTCCCCAAAGCCAGGGCAGGTACTTCGGCATGATCACGAAATCCACCAACAGCTGGTTGCCCAGGGGGAAGACCATGCCCACCACCTGGAGCATCAGCGAGGCCGCCAGCATCTGCGCGAGGGAAGGGCGCATGTCACGGATCAAGCCCAGGTACCGCCTCAGGCTGGGAAAGCGCCTTGGGCGCAGGGCAAAGCCATCGTCCGGGGCGAACGCGAGGGCCACGCCCGTGAAGCGCAGGCCCAGATCGGATTGACTGATGAACCGCCTTCCTTCGGCCGGATCGACAATCCTCACGCCCTTGGAGGTGAGTTTCTCCAGCACGACGAAGTGGCGGAACTCCCAATGGAGGATGGCGGGAAGGGGGAGGTCGCCCAGGTGCTCCAGCTCCACTTTGACGGCCTCCGCCTCCAGCCCGTAGGCCCGCGCAGCCTCCAGCAGGCTTGCGGCGTTGGCACCATCCCGGGAGACCTTGCAAGCCTCGCGCACTTCCGGGAGGGGGGCGTGGTGGCCCCAATGGGCCAGGATCATGGCCAGGCAGGCAGCTCCGCATTCGACCATCTCCATCTGCGGGATGTAGGGCACACGGTCGTAGGCCACGGGCTACTCCAGCCAGCGGCGGAGCGGATCCAGCGCCAGCGTGATGATCGATTGGCGTTTCAAAGTGAACCGGACCTGAAGCAGCATGTTCGGCCGCAGGGTCACATGCGAGAGGCGTTTGGGGCGATCCGGGAGGATCTCGATCTCCACGCGGAAGGAAGGCACCTCGAGTTTGGCTTCCTCCCCGAGAACCTCCCGGATCTCGTAGGGGGAAACCAGGTCGTTGCCGATGCGGGAGACTCGCCCTTTCAGGGTGCCGTGCTGGGCGAAGGGATAGGCTTCCAGCTCCAGGTTCACCAGGCTTCCGGGCCGCACGTAAGGCCGATCCTTTTCGGCGAGAAAGGCCACCGCCTGCAGCGTTGAATCCTCGGGGATGAGCTTGGCCAGGGTCTGGCCGGCTTGCACCACATCTCCGGGTCGGGCCACCAGCGCCTCCAGGAAACCGTCCACCGGGGCGAGGATCTCTGTTTGGCGAAGGGTGGCATCCAGGGCATCCCGCTTGGATTGAATCCCACTCATCTCCTGGGAATGCTGCCAAAGCTGGCGCTGTCTCGCGCTTTCCAGGGCGCTCAGTTCTTGCATGATCTGCACCAGCTGCTGTTCGGCGGCTTCCTGCTGGCGCAGCCCGGCATTGAGGGCATCCTTGGCTTCCGCGACGTCGCTCTGGGAGGTGTAACCCTCTTTGAGGAGCCTCTCGGACTTCTGGGCTTTTCCGCGCAGGTGCTCGACCGAACTCCGGAAGCTGGCGATCTGGGCCTTCTGCTTGGCAATCTTGCTCTGGATGGCCTGGATCTGATCCTGGGTCAGCTTCTCTTCGCGGGCTGTGAATCCCTGGCCTTCTGACCGCAGCAACTGCAGCTGGCGATCCGTTTCGATGAGGGTGCTCTGCAGTTGTGCGGCCTCGATGCGGGCGACGGGCTGACCCTGGCGCAACCGGTCGCCGCTGTGGCCATAGAGCTTGCTTACCACCCCTGCGACTTGGGCCTGCAGCTGCCTGACGCCGGCGGCGGGCTGGAGGATGCCGTGGCTCGTTGAGATCATCTCCACTTTCCCGAAGATGCTGACGGCGATGGAGGAGGCCACGAGGGCCGCCATGACCCAGAGCAGGGACCAGGTCCACGGGGGAGACACCCGGAGTGGCTCCCGGACGTCCTCTTCCTGAAACAGGTGTTCCAGGGCTTCTTTACGGAAGAGGGATTCCTTCGGGCCTTGGTTCGGGTCCAAAACGGGCTCCGTGAAACGCTTGAGGATTGAGGCTCAGGCCGATAGGACGTCGGGACGGTTATTGGCTGACCGAGCTAAACGGGATTCGTACAGTCGCTCAAGAAAGTCGTAGAGGACGAATTCCTGGGCCCTCTGGGAAGAGCGGAAGAGGCGGTTGAGATGCATGTGGATGTAACTCCGGACGAGGGCCTCCAGAGGCTGAGTCAGGCGGCCTTCGGTTTCCTTCTGCCGGAGGCGTTGAAAGCATTCAGAGGTGCTCTGGTTGAAACGGTTCAGGAGCGCCAGACCAGGCCTGAGGTCGTCCAAAGGTTCCGCTTCCGCGAACAACCAGGCATCCATCTCCTTCCGCCACTGCCTGAACCGTTCCCCCAATTTCACATCCAGTCCACGCTTTGACTGGAACTCCTGAGCAAAGGCGATCCGCGCCTTCCGGACGATGTCAAGCCTGGCAGGGAGGTCGAACCCCAAACCAGACAGGAGGCCATCCATGGCTTTCAAGCCAAGGCGCCAGCGGTGGGCTCCGCCAGCGTCTCCCGGGTAGGTCTGCACGAGGCCCAGCACCAGCTCGCTGTCGTGCCAGAAGAAATCCTCGGCCAGTTGGAGTCCCTCCACGCCGCCGTACCGTTCCAGTTCAGGCTCATACGTATCCGATTGCAGTTTCCAGCACCATCCATCGGCCATCAGGGGTGCCAGCATCGCGTGGGCCCGAGGAAGCAACTCCTCCATCAGGCCCTTGGGGTTTCCATGGAATCGCAACCTCAAGTGGTTCCCGGGGTCGCCGTAGCGCAGAAAGAACCAGCGGTCCCATAGGCCCCGGGTCTCCTCGAGAAGAGGCACCAGACCTTGGATCAGGATCTGGTCGGCGGTGCTGGAACCGGCATATAGCTTGAGGTAGAGCCACTCGGATCCCGGCGCGAAGTGCCGAACAGGGGCGTCGGCGTCTGGCACGAGCTTGGCCCAGGCCGCTTCTGGGTTGCGGCTCCGGAGCGGCTGTGGTTCGGGCGACCTGGTGTAGGAGATGACCAACTCGTGGGTATGGCGTCCTTCTGGACTCTCGGCCAAGAGTTCCTGCGGGGAGGGATAGAACTCCTGCAGTTGGAACCCTGGACGTTTGGCCACCAATCGCAGCAGCGTTTCCACCCATGGCGCGTGGTCCAGGTCTGCGAGAAGTTCGTTGTCGCCATCGGCCAACACCACGAAGCGGGGCAGGTTCCGACTTGTCCGGAAGGATTGGAATCGCAGGTACGCCTCGGATCCTGTGGTATCGAGGATGGCCTTGATCTCCTTGCCTTCGATATTCCACCGCGCCTTGGCCAGGATGTGGCGTCCCCTGCGCACTCGCGGCAGGTAAGGCAGGTCCGAAAGGCAGCCCCAGTCCCATCCCGCGAACGAGCCGTCCTGATCCTGCAGGCGACCCAGGAAGCGATAGACGCTCAGGCCTCGGGAGTAGCTGTGAGCCGACGTCAGCCGGGGGATGACCTCGCAGCCAAGCTGTCTGGACCGGAGGGCCACGCGAGAGCCCACCACGGAGACCAGAAGATCCTGCATGGGGATCTGGCAGGAGGGCTGAGCACCACCTGCGCCCAGAAAGGGAATCTCATGGTCCCGCAGCAGAGGGCGGCACAGGACATTGCCCATGCGCCCTTCGGGCAGGTGGACTACCTCCGCGTAGATGGCTTCCGGTCGGAATTTTGCCTCAGCCTCCAGATGCGCTTTCACCTGGGCTTCGAGCTGAGGGTCACCATGGCAGAAGCGCCCGAGGAGCCGGGCCCCGGAGGGGCCGGAATAATTCCCCAGGATGAACTGGTAATCGCCAGCGTCCACAGCCTCGGCCGAGGCCGCCACCAGGGTGGCCATGGCGGCAAAGGCATCAGGCAGGGCTGGTGGGGCGGGATTTTCCAGTGCCTTGAGATCCTCATCGGTGAGCTCCCACTCAAGAGCCTTGCCGAGTGCCAATAGGCGTTTCGAAAGGAAGGCATCTCGCGGCGTGAAGCGCGGGTAGTCGGGCTCACCCGTGGCGGGGAAGGGCAGGCCCTCCAGCAGGGGGGTTGCCTCCATTGCCACAGAGCCACTGGACTCAAATCCAATGCCGGTCTCCTCGTCCAAGGCCTCCAGAAGCGGCACCCAGCGGGCCTCGTAGCGTTCGTGGAAAGCGCTTCTGAAGGCCTTCATGGGGTCGGAGGTCCGGGAGCCGAGACGGTGCAGGAGGGCGATGCCATCGTCCAGATCCTTTCGGACGCGCGAGCTCAGTCGGGCTTCTGGTGCAGGTCGGTTGAGATCTACCTGGAAGAGGTGTTTGAGATTGATCTTGACCGGCAAGGATTCAAGATCCTTCGCCAAGGCGCGGTAGGCCTTTGGGGAATGGCCAAGCCCGGCCTCATCGATGCTCAGAAGGGCATCCCGGATGGAGGCCAGCTTCTCTCCGAGCCGGCGGGTTTCCTCCTGCGAGGCCAACTGGGCGATCACACCGTGGATCGGTTCTTGGCCGGTGACAGCCGGGTACAGATTCGAGACCAGCACCTGGCTGTCGATGAGTTCATGGATGAACGCGCCGGCATCCTGCTCATCCACCTCTTCTTCGAGCATCAGGGAATGCGCGAGAGCAGCCATGGAGGTACCGTCAGCGGCGAGTTTCAGCACCGCTGCCAGGTAGTCGGGGCACTCCAGGGCCACCAGATGGTAATTCCGGCCCCGTTCCGCACCGAGGCGGGCTTCGGCGTAGCGGAGTCGCCCGGCTGCCTTGTAGAGGCTGCTGTTGGGGCGATAGGTGAGGGTTCTTCGAACTGCTGGGTCTTTCTCGAGGGCCTCCACGAGCGCGCACAGGTAGTCCATATCCAGTCGAGTCCGGCGCGCGCACTGAGCCAGACCTTCCACCCTGAGATGGGTATCCTCACCCCAGCTGCCTGTGGAACAGGCCGCGAATAGGCCAAAGGGCGTCGGGCGGGAGGCCATACGGCTCAGATAGCGGATCAGGCTCTGTTCCAGGCGGCTGCGCTTGTCATCGGCGAGTGCGCCTTGCAGCCAGGGGTCGATCAGTTCGTCCAGGTCGGGAGAGGCCAGGAACAGGGCATCCCGAACTTCCGGCCGAAGGACGCTCTCTCTCAGGTGCTGACGCAGGCCCTCGCGGTCGGCCTGGAGGGCCGCTTCCAATTCGCCCCAGGTCGCCCCGGGAGCGCGGAGATCCTTGGACCAGCTGGACAGGACATCGAAGGGAAGGGTGGGTGTGCGAAACGCGAAGCGGGGATCGGAGTGAAAGGGATGCGCCATGGCTGTCGTATGGTCGTTCAGCGGGTGGGGACAAGGGAGGGCGTGCTGATCAGCAGAAAGCGGTCCCAGGACAAGTCGGCGCCTTCCAGGAGGGACAGCAGGGCCAGGGCCACGCCCGCCGCGCCTTCCAGCAGGCCGGGGTCGGGGTGGCGATCCTGAGCGAGTGAGGGCGAGGTGGCGGGATCCGCGGGGCGGTAATGGTGGAACCCCGCGAAGCCTGTTCCGGGCTGGTGGGAATCCAGCACATGTTTGAGGTAGACCTGGCCCGCAGCCAGGAAAGCCAGATCGCCCGTGGCCTGGTGCAGGCGGTTGAAGATGTGAAGGTTCCCCGCGCTCCCGTGACAGAGCGACACATCCATCACGCCAGAGCGCTCGATGGGGCGGGAGGCAGCGAGTCGCGCCAGATTCAGCGCCAAGGCTTCCCAACGGACGTTTCCGACCAGTTGGGCGGTGTTCAGTAGGGCGATGGAAGCGCCCAGGTCTCCGTAGCACCAGGCAATGCGGTTGGAGGCCTGCGGAGCCCGGTCCATTTCGACTGGGCACCAGCCTGCGAGGTAGGCGCCACCGTCGGGATCCTGCAGCTGGGTTTTCAGCCAGGCCATCCCTGCCGTGAGAAGCCGTCCAGACCTCTTCGGGGCGATCCCGGCAGCGGCCATGGCCGCCAGCAGATGGAGCACACCAGGAATGCCGTGGGCCAATCCCAGATTCAGGTAACCCTGAGGGGCCTGCTCGCATTGCCATGACGGCAGGCGCTCCGGCGGAGTGATCCAGGCAAGGCCGGGCCCCCGGGGCGTGGCCTTGGCTTCGAGCCGGTCCAACACCTTCTCCAGAATCTTCCGCCCCGATGGTCTAGGCAGCCGCTCCAGGCCGTACACCCCCCAGCCCACCAGGCCGGAGATGAGATCGTATTCCTCGGTCCATCGGCCCGACGCAAGGTGTTCCAGGAGGATGTCATCCATGTCGGCGTTGGGATCGTCCTCGGTCTCCATGAATACGTGCCGATTCAGGTGCTCCAAACACCAGCCAATGCCCAGGTAGCCCCCATAGAGCGTTGGCGTCGGGGATTCCTCCACCTTGTCAATGGCCAGGGCCAGGAGATCATGGGCCCGTTGCCGCATGTCCTCGAAGCCGACGCGCCGCGATAGGTGCCCCAGGAGGAGGGCTGCGCCTGAAAGGCCTGAAGCCAGGCTCGGCCCCATCTGATCCCGGGCCTCCCACAGGGCTTCGGCGACCGACTCCACCAGGCCGAGGATGCGCGCGTGTTGGGCCGAGGACGTGGCGATGGTCAGGCGTTTCGTGGGCTGTGGGGAGATGACTGTCACGTTCGCATCCTTGGCGATGAGGTGGGACTCGCGTCCCTTGGGCAACCACGCATCGCCCGGGAACCTGCAGGGCGGCTTGGGTGCACAAGGGGGGTTCAAGGACTTTGAAGCCGACTCCAGCCCTGGACCTAGATCCACTTTGAAGATTTCCGAGTGGTCCACCTGAGGATGGCGGTCTTCGCCCCTCAGCGGTCGAACAGTCCCGGCTCCCGCACCACCTGAGGTTCGGGGGTTGTGAAGGGGGCATCGCATGGCTTCACCAGAGCCCCGGCACGGAGGCCCAGCAGGCGGATTTTTCGATCCAGGGGCACGCGCCTCAGGCAGGTTCGCGCGGCATCCCGAAGGGCTTCCGCATTCGCAATGGGCAGGGCCAGGGTGTGATCGCGGGTGATGGTGGAGAAATCTTCGTAGCGGAGTTTGATGCCGATGCACCCGGCCACATAACCCTTCCGGCCGAGGTCCTGGGCAAGGCGTTCACAGAGATCCAGGAGGATGCGGGTGAGGGCATCCCGATCCTGCTTCGGGTGAAGATCCCGCTCGAAGGTGGTTTCACGGCTGATGGATTTCGGTTCGCGGAAAGTGGTCAACGGTCGCTCGTCGCGGCCGTGGGCAGCTTCGTGCAGCCAGGCGCCGTAGCTTCGGCCGAAATGCTCCACCAGCCAGGTGCGATCCGCCGCAGCCAGCTCGCCGATGGTGCGGATGCCCAAGCCCTCCAGCTTCGCGGTGGCCTTGGGGCCGATGCCGTTCAGGGCTGAACAGCGCAGGGGCCAGATTCGGCTGGGGATGTCATCCAGGCCCAGAAGGGTGATGCCATCGGGTTTCTGGAGCTCGGATGCGAGTTTGGATAACAGCTTGTTGGGGGTGATGCCGATGGAGCAAGTCAGGCCCGTGGCCTCCCGCACCGCAGCCTTCAGCCGAAGGGCCAGTTCCCGGGATTCACCGGGCACCTCCGTCAGATCGATGTAGATCTCGTCGATGCCCCGATCCTCGATGCAGGGTGCGAGTTCCGCCACGGCGGCCTTGAACGCCCGCGACACCCGGCTGTAGGCCTCGAAGTGCGCGGGCAGGAGGATGGCCTCTGGGGCCAAAGCCGCCGCCTTCATCAGGCCCATGCCGGAGCGCACCCCGAAGGCCCGGGCCTCGTAGGTGGCCGTGGTGGCCACACCGCGGCCCACATAGTGCTTGAGCTTGGGGAAGGCTGCGCCCGCTTCCACCGCGCTCGCACGCCGCCCTCCCACTACCACCGGGAGCCCCTTCAGTTCTGGATGCTCCAGCAGTTCCACCGAGGCGAAGAAGGCATCCATGTCCAGATGGGCAATGCGGCGAGGTGAGGCGGAGGTGGACTCCATGCGAGGATCCTTGCGGGAATCCAGGGTAACGAAAAATAATCGAATCGGCCAGTTGGGTGTGAGTCTCTGCGTTGGTTTGAACCGCCCAGAGCTGCATGCACGCACATGGGGATGAATGCGTGCAGGTTCAGCGGAGTTGCTCCGGTCTGTGGGTTTAATACCGAGGATGTCCCTTCTGCAGTTGCTGCACCGCCGCCACCAGCGCATCCAGATCGCTCCGGGTGTTGTACAGGGCAAGGGAAGGACGGACGGAGGCCTCCAACCCAAATCGCCGCAGGGCGGGCTGCGCGCAGTGGTGGCCCGAGCGCACGGCGATGCCTTCCCGGTTCAAGGCGGCCCCCACCTCTTCGGGGCGATGCCCTTCGAGGACGAAGGACAGGACGCCCGCCTTCTCCCGGGCGGTGCCGATGATCCGCAGGCCCGGAATCCGGCTGAGCGCTTCGGTGCCGTAGACGAGCAACTCGTGTTCATGGCGCTGGACATTCTCGAGGCCGAGACGGCTGAGGTAGTCCAGCGCCGCGCCCAGCCCCACGGCGTCGGCGATGTTCCCGGTGCCGGCCTCAAAGCGTGCGGGAGCCGCGTGATACACGGTGCGCTCGAAGGTCACGTCTGCGATCATGTTGCCGCCGCCCTGCCAGGGCGGCGTGGCGTTCAGGATCTCCGAGCGTCCGTAGAGCACGCCGATCCCCGTGGGGCCGAAGACCTTGTGCCCTGAGAAGACGTAGAAATCGGCATCGATGTCCTGCACGTCGGCCTGCAGGTGCGAGACGGCCTGGGCGCCGTCCACCAGAACCTTGGCGCCATGCCGGTGGGCCAGGGCAGTCAGATCCTTCACGGGGTTGATGGTGCCAAGCGCGTTGGAGACATGGGTGAGGGACACCAGGCGGGTGCGGCTGTTGAGCAGCTTCTCGTATTCCTCAAGGATGACTTCGCCGCGCTCATCGATGGGAGCCACGCGCAGCCTGGCCCCCTTTTCGGCCGCCAGCTGCTGCCAGGGGACGATGTTGGAATGGTGCTCCAGCCAGGTGATGACGATCTCATCGCCGGGGCCGATGAAGCGTCGCCCCCAGCTTTGAGCCACCAGGTTGATGGCCTCGGTGGCGCCCCGCACGAAGACGATGTCTTGAACGGAAGGCGCGTTGAGGAAGCGCCGCACCTTCTCGCGGGCCCCCTCGTAGGCATCCGTGGACCGCGCCGCCAGGTCATGGGCGGCTCGGTGGATGTTGGAGTTCTCATGCCGGTAGAAGGCCGCGATGCGATCAATGACGGCGTTGGGTTTCTGGGTGGTGGCGGCGTTGTCGAGCCAGACCAGCGGC
This sequence is a window from Geothrix sp. PMB-07. Protein-coding genes within it:
- the dinB gene encoding DNA polymerase IV; this translates as MESTSASPRRIAHLDMDAFFASVELLEHPELKGLPVVVGGRRASAVEAGAAFPKLKHYVGRGVATTATYEARAFGVRSGMGLMKAAALAPEAILLPAHFEAYSRVSRAFKAAVAELAPCIEDRGIDEIYIDLTEVPGESRELALRLKAAVREATGLTCSIGITPNKLLSKLASELQKPDGITLLGLDDIPSRIWPLRCSALNGIGPKATAKLEGLGIRTIGELAAADRTWLVEHFGRSYGAWLHEAAHGRDERPLTTFREPKSISRETTFERDLHPKQDRDALTRILLDLCERLAQDLGRKGYVAGCIGIKLRYEDFSTITRDHTLALPIANAEALRDAARTCLRRVPLDRKIRLLGLRAGALVKPCDAPFTTPEPQVVREPGLFDR
- a CDS encoding family 2A encapsulin nanocompartment cargo protein cysteine desulfurase yields the protein MTHSSLLPQHPLSGTSGLSAGPDAIDAGLLTQLANDLFRDPPPNPAPQLPPSEPGAPTPDYYFLEPAPAAATGSPWNQAPAPFGLDTFQPELVPSLDPAPGPFDVHTVRRDFPILAERIHGKPLVWLDNAATTQKPNAVIDRIAAFYRHENSNIHRAAHDLAARSTDAYEGAREKVRRFLNAPSVQDIVFVRGATEAINLVAQSWGRRFIGPGDEIVITWLEHHSNIVPWQQLAAEKGARLRVAPIDERGEVILEEYEKLLNSRTRLVSLTHVSNALGTINPVKDLTALAHRHGAKVLVDGAQAVSHLQADVQDIDADFYVFSGHKVFGPTGIGVLYGRSEILNATPPWQGGGNMIADVTFERTVYHAAPARFEAGTGNIADAVGLGAALDYLSRLGLENVQRHEHELLVYGTEALSRIPGLRIIGTAREKAGVLSFVLEGHRPEEVGAALNREGIAVRSGHHCAQPALRRFGLEASVRPSLALYNTRSDLDALVAAVQQLQKGHPRY